From a region of the Gemmatimonadaceae bacterium genome:
- a CDS encoding CusA/CzcA family heavy metal efflux RND transporter, with protein MLARVIQWSIANRLIVLLATAAAVAGGLWAIRETPLEALPDLSDVQVIVQTDYGEQAPRIVEDQVTYPIAAEMLKVPGARTVRGYSFFGVSFVYIIFDDDTDLYWARTRVVEYLDGLKGRLPATVAPQLGPDATGLGWVYQYAIEDTTGRLNLSELRGLQDWYLRYALTSVPGVAEVASVGGFEKQYQVDLDPAKLLAYRIPVTTVMAALQNANADVGAMVMELSEREYMVRGLGYLRSMSDIENVVVAATADGTPVRVAELGRVSTGPAVRRGIADLDGRGDAVGGIVIMRFGENALTTIERVKAKLAEAQKGLPPGVKIIPVYDRSELILESISTLRHKLLEESLIVALVCIVFLLHLRSALVAIVTIPVGILLAFVGMRFVGVGADIMSLGGIAIAIGAMIDAAIVMIENMHKHLERAVEVKIGPDAAQLARLDTGVLSLRERWTVANVAAREVGPALFFSLLVVTVSFLPVFTLEGQEGRLFTPLAFTKTFAMAAASLLSVTLVPVAMGLFVRGKIWRERANPVNRALIRAYDPVIRFVLRNRWEVIAGAVIVVIVSAIPWSRVGSEFMPPMEEGTILYMPTTMPGISIARAKEALRIQDSILATFPEVERVFGKAGRAETATDPAGLDMFETTITLKSRDKWRPGMTYDGLIAQMDSAVRMAGITNSWTMPIRGRIDMLATGIRTPVGIKVFGPDLATLETIGKEIEQAVQMVPGTRSAFAERAMSGYYLDIDIDRAAAARHGLNVGDVQSVIASAIGGMVVTQTVEGRERYGVRVRYMQDFRDTPEQLATVLVPVSHTGGAAASGMAGMGGAMPAAPAQAGVAQVPLGELATIRKVAGPMVVRTEDAQPTAWVFVDVTGRDIGGYVADAQKMVEDMVALPTGYTIAWSGQYEYMLRVREKMKIVVPATLAVIFLLLYFNFRSVGESLIVMLSLPFALVGGVWFMWLLGYNWSVAVAIGFIALAGVAAETGVVMLIYLDHAWRARQETVRRPTTRDLYDAVLEGAVERVRPKMMTVTAITAGLLPIMWGGGAGASVMQRIAAPMVGGMVSSTVLTLVVIPAVYALWKEWEMARAEERGIAAVPETVPA; from the coding sequence ATGCTTGCGCGCGTGATTCAGTGGTCGATCGCCAACCGGCTCATCGTCCTACTCGCGACGGCGGCGGCTGTCGCCGGCGGCCTCTGGGCCATCCGGGAGACGCCGCTCGAGGCGCTGCCGGACCTGTCGGACGTGCAGGTCATCGTGCAGACCGATTACGGCGAGCAGGCGCCGCGCATAGTCGAGGACCAGGTCACCTACCCGATCGCGGCGGAGATGCTGAAGGTCCCGGGCGCGCGTACCGTGCGCGGCTACTCGTTCTTCGGCGTGTCGTTCGTGTACATCATCTTCGACGACGACACCGATCTGTACTGGGCGCGCACCCGGGTGGTGGAGTACCTGGACGGACTCAAGGGCCGGCTGCCCGCGACCGTCGCGCCCCAGCTCGGTCCGGACGCGACCGGCCTCGGCTGGGTGTACCAGTACGCGATCGAGGACACGACGGGCCGGCTGAACCTGTCGGAGCTGCGCGGGCTGCAGGACTGGTATCTGCGCTACGCGCTGACGTCGGTGCCCGGCGTCGCCGAGGTCGCGTCGGTCGGCGGCTTCGAGAAGCAATACCAGGTCGATCTCGATCCGGCCAAGTTGCTGGCGTACCGCATCCCGGTGACCACGGTGATGGCCGCACTGCAGAACGCCAACGCCGACGTCGGGGCGATGGTCATGGAGCTGTCCGAGCGCGAGTACATGGTGCGCGGGCTCGGCTATCTCCGCTCGATGAGCGACATCGAGAACGTCGTCGTGGCCGCGACCGCGGACGGCACGCCCGTGCGCGTAGCCGAGCTGGGCCGCGTGTCCACGGGGCCCGCCGTGCGGCGCGGAATCGCCGATCTCGACGGGCGCGGAGACGCGGTGGGCGGAATCGTGATTATGCGGTTCGGCGAGAACGCGCTCACCACGATCGAGCGGGTGAAGGCGAAGCTCGCGGAAGCGCAGAAAGGACTGCCTCCGGGCGTGAAGATCATTCCGGTGTACGACCGGAGCGAACTGATCCTGGAATCCATCTCGACGCTGCGGCACAAGCTGCTCGAGGAATCGTTGATCGTCGCGCTCGTGTGCATCGTGTTCCTGCTGCATCTGCGCAGCGCGCTGGTCGCGATCGTGACGATCCCCGTCGGCATCCTGCTCGCGTTCGTGGGCATGCGATTCGTCGGCGTGGGCGCCGACATCATGTCGCTCGGCGGAATCGCGATCGCGATCGGGGCGATGATAGACGCGGCGATCGTGATGATCGAGAACATGCACAAGCATCTCGAGCGCGCCGTCGAGGTGAAGATCGGCCCGGACGCGGCGCAGCTCGCCAGGCTCGACACGGGGGTATTGTCGCTGCGCGAGCGGTGGACGGTGGCGAACGTCGCGGCGCGCGAGGTGGGGCCGGCCCTCTTCTTCTCGCTGCTGGTCGTGACCGTGTCGTTCCTGCCGGTGTTCACGCTCGAGGGGCAGGAGGGCCGGCTGTTCACGCCGCTCGCCTTCACCAAGACATTCGCGATGGCGGCCGCAAGCCTGCTCTCAGTGACGCTCGTGCCCGTGGCCATGGGGCTGTTCGTGCGCGGCAAGATCTGGCGCGAGCGGGCCAATCCCGTGAACCGCGCGCTGATCCGCGCGTACGACCCGGTGATCCGCTTCGTATTGCGGAACCGGTGGGAGGTGATCGCCGGCGCGGTGATCGTGGTGATCGTCTCGGCGATTCCATGGTCGCGCGTCGGCTCCGAGTTCATGCCGCCGATGGAAGAGGGGACGATCCTGTACATGCCGACGACGATGCCGGGGATCAGCATCGCGCGGGCGAAGGAGGCGCTGCGAATCCAGGACTCGATCCTGGCGACGTTCCCCGAAGTCGAGCGCGTGTTCGGCAAGGCCGGGCGCGCGGAGACCGCCACCGATCCCGCGGGGCTCGACATGTTCGAGACCACGATCACGCTGAAGAGCCGCGACAAGTGGCGTCCGGGAATGACGTACGACGGGCTGATCGCGCAGATGGATTCCGCGGTGCGGATGGCGGGAATCACCAATTCCTGGACGATGCCGATCCGCGGCCGGATCGACATGCTCGCCACGGGCATCCGCACGCCCGTCGGGATCAAGGTGTTCGGGCCGGACCTCGCGACGCTGGAGACAATCGGCAAGGAGATCGAGCAGGCCGTGCAAATGGTGCCGGGCACGCGGAGCGCGTTCGCCGAGCGCGCAATGTCGGGCTATTACCTGGACATCGACATCGACCGGGCGGCCGCCGCGCGGCACGGCCTGAACGTGGGGGACGTCCAGTCAGTGATCGCGAGCGCGATCGGCGGGATGGTGGTGACGCAGACGGTCGAGGGACGGGAGCGGTACGGCGTGCGCGTGCGGTACATGCAGGATTTCCGCGACACGCCCGAGCAGCTTGCAACGGTGCTGGTGCCGGTGAGCCACACCGGCGGCGCCGCGGCGTCCGGGATGGCCGGGATGGGCGGGGCGATGCCCGCGGCCCCGGCCCAGGCGGGCGTGGCGCAGGTCCCGCTCGGCGAGCTGGCGACCATCCGGAAAGTCGCGGGGCCGATGGTGGTCCGCACCGAGGACGCGCAGCCCACGGCCTGGGTGTTCGTGGACGTGACCGGCCGGGACATCGGCGGGTACGTGGCCGACGCGCAGAAGATGGTGGAGGACATGGTCGCGCTGCCCACGGGCTACACCATCGCGTGGAGCGGGCAGTACGAGTACATGCTGCGGGTGCGGGAGAAGATGAAGATCGTGGTGCCGGCTACGCTGGCGGTGATCTTCCTGCTGCTGTACTTCAATTTCCGGAGCGTGGGCGAGTCGCTCATCGTGATGCTGTCGCTGCCGTTCGCGCTCGTCGGCGGCGTCTGGTTCATGTGGCTGCTCGGCTACAACTGGTCGGTGGCGGTGGCGATCGGGTTCATCGCGCTCGCGGGAGTGGCCGCCGAGACTGGGGTGGTGATGCTCATCTACCTGGACCACGCCTGGCGCGCGCGCCAGGAGACCGTGCGGCGGCCGACGACGCGGGACCTGTACGACGCGGTGCTCGAGGGCGCGGTGGAGCGGGTGCGGCCGAAGATGATGACGGTGACGGCGATCACGGCCGGACTGTTGCCGATCATGTGGGGCGGAGGGGCGGGGGCGAGCGTGATGCAGCGGATCGCGGCTCCCATGGTCGGCGGAATGGTCTCGAGCACGGTGCTCACGTTGGTCGTGATTCCTGCCGTGTATGCTCTTTGGAAGGAATGGGAGATGGCGAGGGCGGAAGAGCGGGGGATCGCGGCAGTTCCGGAGACGGTGCCGGCGTAG